A window of Leptotrichia wadei contains these coding sequences:
- a CDS encoding DUF6683 family protein — protein MKINLKKLFVTAIIGMGVFVSQPAQAFYYDMSDSFNYTNNVINSTRNYLLSSEVISHIKKGDYSSKKKSNSKKTTTKTTGSSATSTTAPKTTKANITFKSDGNTRGLDYFVNNYPSKQRGEARTYLKKIQDSFPQVARSVGIPTNDLSSGLAAAIAGAYMAYNNVSLNDNYMKPLQNQLKTVLQGVDDFDKMSNSDKKYIYDQMVIIGMTLAVNQSQNQQNPNAKVTAQLRNAGKQVLEGLLGVSASKVKITSSGLIY, from the coding sequence ATGAAAATAAATTTGAAAAAACTATTTGTTACAGCAATTATCGGAATGGGAGTATTTGTATCACAGCCTGCACAGGCATTTTATTATGATATGTCAGACAGTTTTAACTATACAAACAATGTGATAAATAGTACAAGAAATTATTTACTTAGTAGTGAAGTAATAAGCCACATTAAAAAAGGAGATTATTCTTCAAAGAAAAAATCAAATTCTAAAAAAACAACTACAAAAACAACGGGAAGTTCAGCAACTTCAACTACAGCCCCAAAAACAACAAAAGCAAATATTACTTTTAAATCGGACGGAAATACAAGAGGACTTGATTATTTTGTTAATAATTATCCGTCAAAACAGAGAGGGGAAGCAAGAACATATTTGAAAAAAATTCAGGATTCTTTCCCGCAGGTAGCACGTTCTGTAGGAATACCTACAAATGACCTGTCTTCAGGACTGGCAGCTGCAATAGCAGGAGCATATATGGCATATAACAATGTAAGTCTGAATGATAATTATATGAAACCTCTGCAAAATCAGTTAAAAACAGTACTTCAAGGCGTAGATGACTTTGATAAAATGAGTAACAGCGATAAAAAGTATATATATGACCAAATGGTAATAATAGGAATGACTTTGGCTGTAAATCAATCTCAAAATCAGCAAAATCCAAATGCAAAAGTTACCGCTCAGTTAAGAAATGCAGGTAAACAGGTACTTGAGGGACTTCTTGGAGTAAGTGCAAGTAAAGTGAAGATTACATCATCAGGGCTTATTTATTAA
- a CDS encoding DUF6683 family protein, giving the protein MKINLKKLFVTAIIGMGVFLSQPAQAFYYDTTNIYNYTNDVINSTRNYLLSSEVISHIEKGDYSSKKKSNSKQTTTKIAGSSSASTVSKKTTKANITFKSDGNTRGLDYLVNNYPSKQRGEARTYLKKIQDSFPQVARSVGIPTNDLSSGLAAAIAGAYMAYNNVSLNDNYMKPLQNQLKTVLQGVDDFDKMSNSDKKYIYDQMVIIGMTLAVNQSQNQQNPNAKVTAQLRNAGKQVLEGLLGVSASKVKITSSGLSF; this is encoded by the coding sequence ATGAAAATAAATTTGAAAAAACTATTTGTTACGGCAATTATCGGAATGGGAGTATTTTTATCACAGCCTGCACAGGCATTTTATTATGATACGACAAACATTTATAACTATACAAACGATGTGATAAATAGTACAAGAAATTATTTACTTAGTAGTGAAGTAATAAGCCACATTGAAAAAGGAGATTATTCTTCAAAGAAAAAATCAAATTCTAAACAAACAACCACAAAAATAGCAGGAAGTTCATCAGCTTCAACTGTATCCAAGAAAACAACAAAAGCAAATATTACTTTTAAATCAGACGGAAATACAAGAGGCCTTGATTATCTTGTCAATAACTATCCGTCAAAACAGAGAGGGGAAGCAAGAACATATCTGAAAAAAATTCAGGATTCTTTCCCGCAGGTAGCACGTTCAGTAGGAATACCTACAAATGACCTGTCTTCAGGGCTGGCAGCTGCAATAGCAGGAGCATATATGGCATATAACAATGTAAGTCTGAATGATAATTATATGAAACCTCTGCAAAATCAGTTAAAAACAGTGCTTCAAGGTGTAGATGACTTTGATAAAATGAGTAACAGTGATAAAAAGTATATATATGACCAAATGGTAATAATAGGAATGACTTTGGCTGTAAATCAGTCTCAAAACCAGCAAAATCCAAATGCAAAAGTTACCGCTCAGTTAAGAAATGCAGGTAAACAGGTACTTGAGGGACTTCTTGGAGTAAGTGCAAGTAAAGTGAAGATTACATCATCAGGACTTTCTTTTTAA